From the genome of Fusobacterium perfoetens, one region includes:
- a CDS encoding RNA-binding protein produces the protein MDKKSFLKLFKDSDEYMLSSLWNDIELAEETEVPIFTKEFYPPAIWSFLEKNNINGLKFICKGLNSDSEKKMIMISPKDYDISYFDFPVVYFKIDGQNKFRELFHKDFLGTIMSLGIKREIMGDLIVKNSICFGIITEEKYGIINQEIKKIGNVPVKFQEILKEDVPESEFKSEILLVSSLRIDSFVSAVTGLSRQKSVEEIEKGNVLLNYNIQKDKSTEIKEGDILTVKKIGKFKFQEIKGENRKNKIRINVKKFI, from the coding sequence ATGGATAAAAAATCATTTTTAAAACTTTTTAAAGATAGTGATGAATATATGCTAAGCAGCTTGTGGAATGATATAGAACTTGCAGAAGAAACAGAAGTTCCAATATTTACAAAGGAATTTTATCCTCCAGCAATATGGAGTTTTCTTGAAAAAAATAATATAAATGGGCTTAAATTTATATGCAAAGGTTTAAATAGTGATTCTGAAAAGAAAATGATAATGATTTCTCCTAAAGATTATGATATTTCATACTTTGATTTTCCAGTTGTATATTTTAAAATAGATGGACAAAATAAATTCAGAGAACTTTTTCATAAAGATTTTCTTGGAACAATAATGAGTCTTGGAATTAAAAGAGAGATAATGGGAGACTTAATTGTAAAAAATAGTATATGTTTTGGTATAATTACAGAGGAAAAATATGGTATAATAAATCAAGAGATAAAAAAAATAGGTAATGTTCCTGTAAAATTTCAGGAAATACTTAAAGAAGATGTTCCTGAAAGTGAATTTAAATCAGAAATACTTCTTGTGAGTTCTCTTAGAATAGATAGTTTTGTTTCAGCTGTTACAGGACTTTCAAGGCAAAAAAGTGTAGAAGAGATTGAAAAGGGAAATGTTCTTCTTAATTACAATATCCAAAAAGATAAAAGTACAGAAATAAAGGAGGGAGATATTCTCACTGTAAAGAAAATAGGAAAATTTAAGTTTCAGGAAATAAAAGGAGAAAACAGAAAAAATAAAATAAGAATAAATGTGAAAAAGTTCATATAG
- a CDS encoding GNAT family N-acetyltransferase, with amino-acid sequence MYRVAEADEIKESIVEYEKLDKSIPVFDDAEYIILECNGEKTGYIAAVEKGNRFIIEKIFIKKEERYKSFGTKLMNFFINYAGKDKKDVIVYEGEDRNIKNFLRKFGFKDIKGKFIIDIKGKDSRKKDGALVALGSIFLNIFLAAIKIIGGIKGKSNALIADGVNSLSDVVSSAAILLGIHFSNMPEDEDHPYGHEKIESVIGIMVGLFVVITAFEIGRGAVVELFNGNDKVIPAFSTIYLALISVVVKYGMYFYKMKVGKATNNIALIADARDSKSDVLSSGGVIIGILLSIYVSPIFDTIVSIIVAALILKEGVSTIFETSNIILDKQEEDFIKEIEEYVYKNTNIKNVHDIYMRRSGDKIFLSLHIRVDKNLTVYKAHHLADALEESIMMDFKEVKEVMIHIDYLID; translated from the coding sequence ATGTACAGAGTTGCAGAAGCAGATGAAATTAAAGAAAGCATAGTAGAATATGAAAAACTTGATAAGTCAATACCTGTATTTGATGATGCAGAATATATAATTTTAGAATGCAATGGAGAAAAGACAGGGTATATTGCAGCTGTTGAAAAGGGAAACAGATTCATCATTGAAAAAATTTTTATAAAAAAAGAGGAAAGATATAAATCTTTTGGAACAAAGTTAATGAACTTCTTTATAAATTATGCAGGAAAAGATAAAAAAGATGTTATAGTTTATGAGGGAGAAGACAGAAATATAAAAAATTTCTTGAGAAAATTTGGTTTTAAAGATATAAAAGGAAAATTTATTATAGACATAAAAGGAAAAGACAGTAGAAAAAAAGATGGTGCACTTGTTGCATTGGGATCTATTTTTCTTAATATATTTCTTGCTGCAATAAAAATAATTGGTGGTATAAAAGGGAAATCAAATGCCCTTATAGCAGATGGGGTAAACTCTCTTTCTGATGTTGTAAGTTCAGCAGCTATTCTTCTTGGTATTCATTTCAGCAATATGCCAGAAGATGAAGATCATCCTTATGGACACGAAAAAATAGAAAGTGTAATAGGGATAATGGTTGGTCTTTTTGTTGTAATTACAGCTTTTGAAATAGGAAGGGGAGCAGTAGTTGAACTTTTTAATGGAAATGATAAAGTAATACCAGCTTTTTCTACAATTTATCTGGCTCTTATTTCAGTTGTAGTAAAATATGGAATGTACTTTTATAAAATGAAAGTTGGGAAAGCAACAAATAATATAGCTCTTATAGCTGATGCAAGAGACAGTAAAAGTGATGTATTGTCTTCAGGGGGGGTTATAATAGGAATTTTACTTTCTATTTATGTTTCTCCAATATTTGATACAATAGTGAGTATAATTGTAGCTGCTCTTATTTTAAAAGAGGGAGTGAGCACAATTTTTGAAACTTCAAATATAATTCTTGATAAACAGGAAGAAGATTTTATAAAAGAGATAGAAGAATATGTTTATAAAAATACAAATATAAAAAATGTACATGATATATATATGAGAAGATCAGGAGATAAGATATTTTTAAGCCTTCATATAAGAGTTGATAAAAATCTTACTGTATATAAGGCACATCACCTTGCTGATGCTCTTGAAGAATCTATTATGATGGATTTTAAAGAGGTAAAAGAGGTTATGATTCATATTGATTACCTGATAGATTAA
- a CDS encoding ATP-dependent helicase, giving the protein MSILDNLNAEQKKAGAKVEGPLLILAGAGSGKTRTITYRIAHMIKELGISPYSILAVTFTNKAAKEMRERVENLIGEDGKRAMISTFHSFGLRLLRVYSKAIGYNPNFTIYDVDDQKKVVKGIMKQLVIKNKDLTEGKIVSKISKLKEDGMSPEEYEKTCRFEPDANIIYEVYKRYNQTLKENNGMDFSDILTNTYKLLENREILEKLQEKFRYIMVDEYQDTNNIQYRIVNKIAQKYRNICVVGDENQSIYGFRGADIRNILDFEKDYKDAKVIKLEENYRSTKIILEAANEVIKNNTSSKDKKLWTKKVSGDKIILKPCADGRDEVNFVVEEIVQMKNKGRRYNDFTILYRTNAQSRLFEEGFLRYNIPYKVFGGMQFYQRAEIKDILAYMSVVNNTRDGINLDRIINVPKRKIGDKTIEKIKVYAEEKGLSIYDSLKEAENIPGLSSAVIEKLKEFSMMMTEFEELSMELSVSELFDEIIKKVGYFSYLNSSYDDAESRIENIEELKNSIIELENVIDNLTLREYLENVSLVSATDDLDSEREYVKLMTIHNAKGLEFPVVFLVGMEDEIFPNTTKVMIDREALEEERRICYVAITRAEEKLYISHAAIRYMYGNMDYRTRSRFVDEIPQNLFEVRKNIAIETAVKEIERKINKAAESGMKLNIISDTKKLGKQLEAVKDFPYKVGDKVTHIKFGLGKVVGVNEKKIQVQFVDGKKEIAMILADKFLKK; this is encoded by the coding sequence ATGAGTATACTTGATAACTTAAATGCTGAACAGAAAAAAGCAGGAGCAAAAGTAGAAGGTCCTCTTCTTATTCTTGCAGGAGCTGGTTCAGGAAAAACAAGAACAATAACATATAGAATAGCACATATGATAAAGGAGCTTGGAATCTCTCCCTACTCAATTCTTGCAGTTACATTTACAAATAAAGCTGCTAAAGAGATGAGAGAAAGAGTTGAAAACTTAATTGGAGAAGATGGAAAAAGAGCAATGATTTCAACTTTCCACTCTTTTGGTTTAAGACTTTTAAGAGTTTACAGTAAAGCCATAGGATATAATCCCAACTTTACAATCTATGATGTTGATGATCAGAAAAAAGTTGTAAAAGGAATAATGAAACAATTAGTTATTAAAAATAAAGATTTAACAGAGGGAAAAATTGTTTCAAAAATTTCAAAATTAAAAGAGGATGGAATGTCCCCTGAAGAATATGAAAAAACTTGTAGGTTTGAACCTGATGCCAATATAATTTATGAGGTATATAAAAGATATAATCAAACTTTAAAAGAAAATAATGGAATGGATTTTTCTGATATTTTGACAAATACATATAAACTTCTTGAAAACAGAGAAATTTTAGAAAAACTTCAGGAAAAATTTAGATATATAATGGTTGATGAGTATCAGGATACAAATAATATTCAATATAGGATAGTAAATAAAATTGCACAGAAATATAGAAATATTTGTGTTGTAGGAGATGAAAACCAAAGTATTTATGGTTTCAGAGGTGCAGATATAAGAAATATCTTAGATTTTGAAAAAGACTATAAAGATGCAAAAGTTATAAAACTTGAAGAAAATTACCGTTCAACAAAGATAATACTTGAAGCAGCTAATGAAGTTATAAAAAATAACACAAGTTCAAAAGATAAGAAACTTTGGACAAAGAAAGTTTCAGGGGATAAAATTATACTTAAGCCATGTGCTGACGGTCGTGATGAAGTAAATTTTGTTGTTGAAGAAATAGTTCAGATGAAAAATAAAGGAAGAAGATATAATGACTTTACTATCCTTTACAGAACAAATGCACAGTCAAGACTTTTTGAAGAAGGATTTTTAAGATATAATATTCCTTATAAGGTTTTTGGAGGAATGCAATTCTATCAAAGAGCAGAGATAAAAGATATTCTTGCTTATATGTCTGTAGTTAATAATACAAGAGATGGTATTAATCTTGACAGAATTATAAATGTTCCTAAAAGAAAAATCGGGGATAAAACAATAGAAAAAATAAAAGTCTATGCTGAAGAGAAAGGGCTTTCAATATATGACAGCTTAAAAGAAGCAGAAAATATACCTGGGCTTAGTTCTGCAGTTATTGAAAAATTAAAAGAATTTTCAATGATGATGACAGAATTTGAAGAACTTAGCATGGAACTTTCTGTATCAGAACTTTTTGATGAAATTATAAAAAAAGTTGGATATTTCTCATATTTAAATAGTTCTTATGATGATGCAGAATCAAGAATTGAAAATATAGAAGAACTTAAAAACTCTATTATAGAACTTGAAAATGTAATTGATAATCTTACTTTAAGAGAATATCTTGAAAATGTTTCTCTTGTAAGTGCAACAGATGATCTTGATTCTGAAAGAGAATATGTAAAACTTATGACAATTCATAATGCAAAAGGTCTTGAATTTCCTGTTGTATTTTTAGTGGGAATGGAAGATGAAATTTTTCCAAATACAACTAAAGTTATGATTGACAGAGAAGCTCTTGAAGAAGAAAGAAGAATTTGTTATGTTGCAATAACAAGAGCAGAGGAAAAACTTTATATAAGTCATGCTGCAATTAGATATATGTATGGAAATATGGATTACAGAACAAGATCAAGATTTGTTGATGAGATACCTCAGAATCTTTTTGAAGTAAGAAAAAATATAGCAATAGAAACAGCTGTAAAAGAAATTGAAAGAAAAATAAATAAAGCAGCTGAAAGTGGAATGAAACTTAATATTATTTCAGACACAAAAAAACTTGGGAAACAGCTTGAGGCAGTAAAAGATTTTCCATATAAAGTGGGAGATAAGGTTACACATATAAAATTCGGACTTGGAAAAGTTGTAGGTGTAAATGAGAAAAAAATACAGGTGCAGTTTGTAGATGGAAAAAAAGAGATTGCTATGATACTTGCAGATAAATTTTTAAAAAAATAA
- the lpxC gene encoding UDP-3-O-acyl-N-acetylglucosamine deacetylase: protein MKRKTLMNEVFYEGIGLHKGKNIKLHLIPAEKGGIIFKRVDMEEGKNEIALDIENTFDLTRGTNLKNEYDAKVHTIEHFLSALYILGITDLIVELDENELPIGDGSAKVFIEEMEKAGIRELDEDVMEIVVKEPVYLSKGDKHIVALPYDGYKLTYTIKFDHTFLKTQMLELDINLENYKNNIENARTFGFDYEIEYLKKNNLALGGTLENAIVIQKDGVMNPGGLRYEDEFVRHKMLDIIGDLKILNRPIKAHIIAVKAGHALDIEFAHLLKKI, encoded by the coding sequence TTGAAAAGAAAAACTCTGATGAATGAAGTATTTTATGAAGGAATAGGACTTCATAAAGGAAAGAATATAAAGCTTCATCTTATTCCTGCTGAAAAAGGAGGAATCATTTTTAAAAGGGTTGATATGGAAGAGGGGAAAAATGAAATAGCCCTTGACATAGAAAATACATTTGACCTTACAAGAGGAACTAATTTAAAAAATGAGTATGATGCAAAAGTTCATACAATAGAACACTTTTTATCTGCCCTTTATATTTTAGGAATAACAGATTTAATTGTGGAGCTTGATGAAAATGAACTTCCAATAGGAGATGGAAGTGCAAAAGTATTCATTGAAGAAATGGAAAAAGCAGGTATAAGAGAACTTGATGAAGATGTTATGGAAATAGTTGTGAAAGAGCCAGTATATCTTTCAAAGGGCGATAAACATATAGTTGCTCTTCCTTATGATGGATATAAGCTTACATATACAATAAAATTTGATCATACTTTTTTAAAAACTCAGATGCTTGAACTGGATATTAATTTAGAAAATTATAAAAATAATATAGAAAATGCAAGAACATTTGGTTTTGATTATGAAATTGAGTACTTAAAGAAAAATAATCTTGCTCTTGGAGGAACTCTTGAAAATGCAATAGTTATTCAGAAAGATGGAGTGATGAATCCTGGAGGGCTTAGATATGAAGATGAGTTTGTAAGACATAAGATGCTTGATATAATAGGGGATCTTAAAATCTTAAACAGACCTATAAAAGCACATATAATAGCAGTAAAAGCAGGACATGCTCTTGATATAGAATTTGCACACTTATTAAAAAAAATATAA
- the fabZ gene encoding 3-hydroxyacyl-ACP dehydratase FabZ, whose protein sequence is MLDTLEIMKRIPHRYPFLLVDRILELDLENQKVKGIKNVTVNENYFNGHFPGHPIVPGVIIVEGIAQCLGVLVFEQQGDPENPKVPYFAAIENVKFKAPVRPGDQLVYEAQIEKQKRNIVKANGTAKVDGKVVAEVKFTFSIMDK, encoded by the coding sequence ATGTTAGATACACTTGAAATAATGAAAAGAATACCACACAGATATCCATTTTTGCTTGTGGATAGAATATTAGAACTTGATTTAGAAAATCAAAAAGTAAAAGGAATAAAAAATGTTACAGTAAATGAAAACTATTTTAATGGACATTTCCCAGGACACCCTATAGTACCTGGAGTAATAATTGTTGAAGGAATTGCTCAATGTCTTGGAGTTTTAGTTTTTGAACAACAAGGAGATCCTGAAAATCCAAAAGTACCTTATTTTGCAGCTATTGAAAATGTTAAATTCAAAGCACCTGTAAGACCTGGGGATCAGCTTGTGTATGAAGCACAAATTGAAAAACAAAAAAGAAATATAGTAAAAGCTAATGGAACTGCTAAAGTTGACGGAAAAGTTGTTGCAGAAGTAAAATTTACTTTCAGTATTATGGATAAATAA
- the lpxA gene encoding acyl-ACP--UDP-N-acetylglucosamine O-acyltransferase, with amino-acid sequence MVEIHKTSIIEEGAIIGDGVKIGPFCIIGKDVKIGANTVIQSHVVIEGITEIGENNTIYSFASIGKASQDLKYKGEPTKTIIGNNNTIREFVTIHRGTDDRWETRIGNNNLIMAYVHVAHDVIIGDNCIFSNNATLAGHVVIDDYVIVGGMTPVHQFCRIGAHAMVGGASAVTQDVCPFILADGNKVVPAGLNNVGLRRRGFTDEELLELKRAYRTIFRKGLPLKEALSQLEETYSESKNVMYLVDFIKNSKRGIAK; translated from the coding sequence GTGGTAGAAATACATAAGACTTCCATAATAGAAGAGGGAGCCATTATAGGAGATGGTGTAAAGATAGGTCCTTTTTGTATTATAGGGAAGGATGTAAAAATAGGAGCAAATACAGTTATTCAGTCTCATGTTGTAATAGAAGGTATTACAGAAATAGGAGAAAATAATACAATTTATTCTTTTGCATCTATTGGAAAAGCCAGTCAGGATTTAAAATATAAAGGTGAACCAACTAAAACAATTATAGGAAATAACAATACTATAAGAGAGTTTGTTACTATTCACAGAGGAACAGACGACAGATGGGAAACTAGAATAGGAAACAACAATCTTATCATGGCTTATGTTCATGTTGCTCATGATGTAATCATAGGAGATAATTGTATTTTTTCAAATAATGCAACTCTTGCAGGACATGTTGTTATAGATGATTATGTAATAGTTGGAGGAATGACTCCTGTTCATCAGTTCTGCAGAATAGGAGCACATGCAATGGTAGGAGGAGCATCAGCAGTTACTCAGGATGTATGCCCATTTATCCTTGCAGATGGAAATAAAGTTGTCCCTGCAGGACTTAATAATGTAGGACTTAGAAGAAGAGGATTTACAGATGAGGAACTTCTTGAACTGAAAAGAGCCTACAGAACAATATTCAGAAAAGGACTTCCTTTAAAAGAAGCATTAAGTCAGTTGGAAGAGACTTATTCTGAAAGTAAAAATGTAATGTACCTTGTTGATTTTATAAAAAACAGTAAACGGGGGATAGCAAAATAA
- a CDS encoding LpxI family protein — translation MKKIGVIVGNGKLPCSFLREIKREENIEVFPIGLFDTIENEVKEYKNFKRFNIGEVGKITKHFIINGIKEVVMLGKVEKEVIFQNMELDKYGEEIIKGLPDKKDETLLFAVIAFFRLNGIKVLPQNYLLKNIMFEEKCYTKMRPAQEENKTISIGIEAAKHLSEIDAGQTVVCKDSSVVALEGIEGTDKAILRGGELGGEGCIVVKMARPQQDMRVDIPTVGINTIKRLVEIKARGIVGEAGKMLFVDQEESIKLADEHNIFIIGVKP, via the coding sequence ATGAAAAAAATAGGTGTGATAGTTGGAAATGGAAAGCTTCCTTGCTCTTTTTTAAGGGAAATAAAAAGAGAAGAAAATATAGAAGTTTTTCCAATAGGACTGTTTGACACTATAGAAAATGAAGTAAAAGAGTATAAAAACTTTAAAAGATTTAATATAGGCGAAGTAGGAAAAATTACAAAACACTTTATAATTAACGGAATAAAAGAAGTTGTTATGCTTGGAAAAGTGGAAAAAGAGGTAATTTTTCAAAATATGGAGCTTGACAAATATGGAGAGGAAATAATCAAAGGTCTTCCAGACAAAAAAGATGAAACTCTCCTTTTTGCCGTTATTGCTTTTTTCAGACTTAATGGAATTAAAGTTCTTCCTCAGAACTATCTTTTAAAAAACATAATGTTTGAAGAAAAATGCTATACAAAAATGAGACCAGCTCAGGAGGAAAATAAGACTATAAGCATAGGAATTGAAGCTGCAAAACATTTAAGTGAGATTGATGCAGGTCAGACTGTAGTATGCAAAGACAGTTCCGTTGTTGCCCTTGAAGGAATAGAAGGAACAGATAAGGCTATTTTAAGAGGGGGAGAGCTTGGAGGAGAAGGATGTATAGTAGTAAAGATGGCAAGACCTCAGCAGGATATGAGGGTTGACATTCCTACAGTTGGTATAAACACAATTAAAAGATTAGTTGAAATAAAAGCCAGAGGAATTGTAGGAGAAGCTGGAAAGATGCTTTTTGTTGATCAGGAAGAATCTATAAAGCTTGCAGATGAACATAATATATTTATAATAGGAGTAAAGCCTTAA
- the lpxB gene encoding lipid-A-disaccharide synthase produces the protein MKIFVSAGEVSGDLHLSYLVKNILKIDSSVKFYGAAGDHSREAGVEIIQDIRELAVMGFVEGLKKYGFLKKKAAEYLEFIRKNKIDKVILVDYGGFNLAFLKLLKKEQPEVEVYYYIPPKLWVWGEKRIDTLKLADHILVIFPWEVDFYKKHGINAVYYGNPFSEKYSLIEKRGDRILLLPGSRKQEIQSLMPIMLQVVKERPDKTFVLKLHSAKPFEWIENDLLKYPNLVIETNKTLEEAVKECEVAVAASGTVTLELALMGIPAVVLYKTSAVNAFIARHILKLGLVSLPNLTLNKEVFPELLQEKCTGKEVLFHLNLLKSKEDKINKEIREIREKLSGKDVVKNYGEYILRG, from the coding sequence ATGAAAATATTTGTATCAGCAGGAGAAGTTTCAGGAGACCTGCACCTTTCATATTTAGTAAAAAATATTTTAAAGATAGACAGCAGTGTAAAATTTTATGGAGCAGCAGGAGACCACAGCAGAGAAGCAGGGGTTGAGATAATACAAGATATCAGAGAACTTGCTGTAATGGGATTTGTAGAAGGACTGAAAAAATACGGTTTTCTTAAAAAAAAGGCTGCAGAATACCTTGAATTTATAAGAAAGAATAAGATAGATAAGGTTATTCTTGTAGATTACGGAGGATTTAATCTTGCTTTTTTAAAACTTCTTAAAAAAGAACAACCTGAGGTTGAGGTTTATTATTATATACCTCCAAAACTTTGGGTATGGGGAGAAAAAAGAATAGATACCTTAAAGCTTGCAGATCATATTCTTGTTATATTCCCATGGGAAGTTGATTTTTATAAAAAACATGGGATAAATGCAGTTTATTATGGAAATCCTTTTTCTGAAAAATATTCTCTTATTGAAAAGAGAGGGGACAGAATTCTTCTTTTACCTGGAAGCAGAAAGCAGGAGATACAGTCTCTTATGCCAATTATGCTTCAGGTTGTGAAAGAAAGACCTGATAAAACTTTTGTACTTAAACTTCATAGTGCAAAACCTTTTGAATGGATAGAAAATGATTTACTGAAATATCCAAATCTTGTGATAGAGACAAATAAAACTCTTGAAGAGGCAGTAAAGGAGTGTGAAGTGGCAGTGGCAGCTTCAGGAACTGTTACTCTTGAACTTGCTCTTATGGGAATACCTGCTGTTGTTCTTTATAAAACAAGTGCTGTAAATGCCTTTATAGCAAGACATATACTAAAACTAGGGCTTGTTTCTCTTCCTAATTTGACTCTTAACAAAGAAGTTTTTCCTGAGCTTCTTCAGGAGAAATGTACAGGAAAAGAAGTTCTTTTCCATCTTAATCTTTTAAAGAGCAAAGAGGATAAAATAAATAAAGAAATAAGAGAAATAAGAGAAAAGCTTTCAGGAAAAGATGTGGTAAAAAATTACGGCGAGTATATATTAAGGGGATAA
- a CDS encoding ABC transporter ATP-binding protein, translating to MIKEKLNQVYKSDALGGFLKYSLRYKGWLIWTIFISSLSSALGAAPAWLTKYLVDDVLISKNGKTMILIGAAIFITTVLKLVTAYYSSTTSSYLTEKIRRDIKIDIFEHIENLPMSYFTQNKLGDIMARLSGDSSSLGKIGFLLFEMLKEFVTVLIFLVRMFQVDFILALVSITVLPSMLAVVKKYTKKMRKSGKIRQDTIGQATAFMQESLAGIQVIKGFNKTDMVISKYKEVTLGEMERTYRTQKIKAKISPLNELLATTMVLLVAAYGGYQIVYTGSITAGDLISFITAIGLMQSPLKKLISRNSELYEIIPSGDRVMEVLKEAKEVDSYIENPKTFDENIQSVKFENVDFIYPNSDAKVLKNINLKVNKGEVVAFVGSSGSGKTTLVNMIPRFYDPVSGSIKINDIDIREYSLKDFRGHIGMVPQETFLFSGTIAENISFGKEGITRDEIEKAAKMANAYNFIIDLEKGFETEVGERGVLLSGGQKQRIAIARALIQNPSIMILDEATSALDTESERLVQDALEKLMVGRTTFVIAHRLSTIVGADKIVVMEKGEIKEIGTHEELLAKNGIYTRLYNIQFNRNEELKLNRETVG from the coding sequence ATGATAAAAGAAAAATTAAACCAGGTTTATAAAAGTGATGCCCTTGGAGGTTTTCTGAAATATAGCTTGAGATATAAAGGGTGGCTTATATGGACGATCTTTATATCATCGCTTTCTTCAGCTCTTGGAGCAGCACCAGCATGGCTTACAAAATATCTTGTAGATGATGTTTTAATATCTAAAAATGGAAAAACAATGATTCTTATCGGAGCAGCGATTTTTATTACTACGGTTTTAAAACTTGTAACAGCTTACTATTCATCTACAACATCTTCTTATCTTACAGAAAAAATAAGAAGAGATATAAAAATAGATATATTTGAGCATATTGAAAATCTTCCAATGTCATATTTTACACAAAATAAATTGGGAGATATAATGGCAAGACTTTCAGGAGATTCTTCAAGTCTTGGAAAAATAGGTTTTTTACTATTTGAAATGTTAAAAGAATTTGTAACAGTTCTTATTTTTCTTGTAAGAATGTTTCAAGTTGATTTTATACTTGCACTTGTTTCAATAACTGTTCTTCCTTCAATGCTTGCAGTTGTAAAAAAATATACTAAAAAAATGAGAAAATCAGGAAAAATAAGACAGGATACAATAGGACAAGCAACAGCTTTTATGCAGGAATCTCTTGCAGGTATACAGGTTATAAAAGGCTTTAATAAAACTGATATGGTTATAAGTAAATATAAAGAAGTTACTCTTGGAGAGATGGAGAGAACTTACAGAACTCAAAAGATAAAAGCTAAGATTTCTCCTTTAAATGAACTTCTTGCAACAACTATGGTTCTTTTAGTTGCAGCTTACGGAGGATATCAGATTGTTTATACAGGATCTATAACAGCAGGAGATTTAATATCTTTCATAACAGCCATAGGACTTATGCAGTCTCCTCTTAAAAAGCTTATAAGCAGAAACAGTGAACTTTATGAAATTATTCCGTCAGGGGACAGAGTCATGGAAGTTCTTAAAGAGGCAAAGGAAGTAGATTCATATATTGAAAATCCAAAAACTTTTGATGAAAATATTCAAAGTGTAAAATTTGAAAATGTAGATTTTATATATCCTAATTCAGATGCAAAGGTTCTTAAGAATATAAATCTTAAAGTAAATAAAGGTGAGGTTGTTGCATTTGTAGGAAGCAGTGGAAGTGGAAAGACAACTCTTGTAAATATGATACCAAGATTTTATGATCCAGTTTCAGGAAGTATAAAAATAAATGATATTGATATAAGAGAATACTCACTTAAAGATTTCAGAGGGCATATAGGAATGGTTCCTCAAGAAACTTTCCTTTTCAGTGGAACTATTGCTGAAAATATATCTTTTGGAAAAGAAGGAATAACAAGAGATGAAATAGAAAAAGCAGCTAAGATGGCAAATGCTTATAATTTCATAATAGATCTTGAAAAAGGTTTTGAAACTGAAGTGGGAGAAAGAGGAGTTCTTCTTTCAGGAGGACAGAAACAAAGAATAGCAATAGCCAGAGCTCTTATTCAAAACCCTTCAATAATGATTCTTGATGAAGCAACATCAGCTCTTGACACAGAGTCAGAAAGACTTGTTCAGGATGCTCTTGAAAAGCTTATGGTAGGAAGAACAACTTTTGTTATAGCTCACAGACTTTCAACAATAGTAGGGGCTGATAAAATTGTTGTAATGGAGAAAGGGGAAATAAAAGAGATAGGAACTCATGAAGAGCTTCTTGCAAAAAATGGAATATATACAAGACTATATAATATACAGTTCAACAGAAATGAAGAACTAAAATTAAACAGGGAGACAGTAGGATAA
- the rph gene encoding ribonuclease PH has protein sequence MEKILREDGREVDNIRKVNVIRNYTIHAEGSVLISFGNTKVICTASVSDKVPPFLRNQGKGWITAEYSMLPRATGERTQRESAKGKLSGRTMEIQRLIGRSLRSCIDLEKLGERTITIDCDVIQADGGTRTASITGGYIALAMAVERMVRNGVLSENPIKSKVAAVSVGIVSGIPMTDLKYSEDSAAEVDMNVIMNDKGEFIEVQGTGEEATYTRAELNELLDLAEAAINQLLDIQAKTLHEEFQVNGIQEY, from the coding sequence ATGGAAAAAATATTAAGAGAAGACGGAAGAGAAGTAGATAATATCAGAAAAGTAAATGTTATAAGAAACTATACTATTCATGCAGAGGGATCTGTACTTATATCATTTGGAAATACAAAGGTTATATGTACTGCATCTGTTTCAGATAAAGTTCCTCCTTTCTTAAGAAATCAAGGAAAAGGTTGGATAACAGCAGAATACTCTATGCTTCCAAGAGCAACAGGAGAAAGAACACAGAGAGAGTCTGCAAAAGGAAAACTTTCAGGTAGAACAATGGAGATACAAAGACTTATAGGAAGATCACTTCGTTCATGTATTGATCTTGAAAAACTTGGAGAAAGAACAATAACTATAGACTGTGATGTAATTCAAGCTGACGGAGGAACAAGAACAGCTTCAATAACAGGAGGATATATTGCTCTTGCTATGGCTGTTGAAAGAATGGTAAGAAATGGAGTTCTTTCTGAAAATCCTATAAAATCAAAAGTGGCTGCTGTAAGTGTTGGAATAGTAAGTGGAATACCTATGACAGACTTAAAATACAGTGAAGATTCAGCTGCTGAAGTTGATATGAATGTTATTATGAATGACAAGGGAGAATTTATAGAAGTTCAAGGAACAGGAGAGGAAGCTACTTATACAAGAGCAGAATTAAATGAGCTTCTTGACCTTGCAGAAGCAGCTATAAATCAACTTTTAGATATTCAGGCTAAAACTCTTCATGAAGAGTTTCAAGTTAATGGAATACAGGAATATTAA